One genomic window of Mastomys coucha isolate ucsf_1 unplaced genomic scaffold, UCSF_Mcou_1 pScaffold8, whole genome shotgun sequence includes the following:
- the Tmem267 gene encoding transmembrane protein 267 isoform X2: MQGMKTRVACWFLVAFTVLTQLTMASKVEKTRALPLCCSTESLISSIGLGIFCLVADRLLQFPIIQQNDWLRALSDNAVHGVIGLWSWAVVIGIRKKSDFGEVLFAGFLASVIDIDHFFQARSLSLQAALTLPRRPFLHCSTVIPVTVLSVKLAMHLFRLRDSWRFLPWMIFVSWTSHHIRDGIRHGLWICPFGKTPPLPFSFYVISTLSLPHLCSFLINLTGTRQTMSSKYGVRIDV, encoded by the exons ATGCAAGGGATGAAAACAAGGGTTGCCTGTTGGTTCCTGGTGGCTTTTACCGTACTGACACAGTTGACGATGGCATCCAAAGTTGAAAAGACTCGTGCTTTACCACTGTGCTGTAGCACAGAATCCCTCATTTCCAGCATTGGCCTGGGGATCTTCTGCCTAGTAGCTGACAGACTTCTTCAGTTTCCCATAATTCAGCAAAATGACTGGCTTCGTGCCCTCTCAGATAACGCAGTACATGGAGTGATCGGCCTGTGGTCCTGGGCAGTAGTCATTGGAATCAGGAAGAAGTCTGACTTTGGAGAAGTCCTTTTCGCAGGATTTTTAGCATCTGTTATTGATATTGACCATTTTTTTCAAGCTAGATCCCTATCTTTACAG GCTGCTTTGACTCTTCCGAGAAGACCTTTCCTTCACTGCTCTACTGTGATCCCCGTCACGGTTCTGAGTGTGAAGCTCGCCATGCACTTGTTCAGGCTCCGGGACTCGTGGCGCTTTCTCCCGTGGATGATATTCGTTTCCTGGACCTCACACCATATCCGCGATGGAATCCGTCACGGCCTGTGGATATGCCCATTTGGAAAAACTCCTCCTTTGCCCTTCTCGTTTTATGTAATAAGCACATTGTCCCTGCCACACCTGTGTTCATTCCTGATTAATTTAACAGGGACCAGACAAACGATGTCTTCAAAATACGGAGTGCGTATTGATGTCTGA
- the Tmem267 gene encoding transmembrane protein 267 isoform X1, with protein sequence MVRPRGGALLARPPTAERAGMQGMKTRVACWFLVAFTVLTQLTMASKVEKTRALPLCCSTESLISSIGLGIFCLVADRLLQFPIIQQNDWLRALSDNAVHGVIGLWSWAVVIGIRKKSDFGEVLFAGFLASVIDIDHFFQARSLSLQAALTLPRRPFLHCSTVIPVTVLSVKLAMHLFRLRDSWRFLPWMIFVSWTSHHIRDGIRHGLWICPFGKTPPLPFSFYVISTLSLPHLCSFLINLTGTRQTMSSKYGVRIDV encoded by the exons ATGGTGCGGCCGAGGGGCGGAGCGCTGTTGGCTCGCCCGCCAACCGCGGAGCGCGCTGG GATGCAAGGGATGAAAACAAGGGTTGCCTGTTGGTTCCTGGTGGCTTTTACCGTACTGACACAGTTGACGATGGCATCCAAAGTTGAAAAGACTCGTGCTTTACCACTGTGCTGTAGCACAGAATCCCTCATTTCCAGCATTGGCCTGGGGATCTTCTGCCTAGTAGCTGACAGACTTCTTCAGTTTCCCATAATTCAGCAAAATGACTGGCTTCGTGCCCTCTCAGATAACGCAGTACATGGAGTGATCGGCCTGTGGTCCTGGGCAGTAGTCATTGGAATCAGGAAGAAGTCTGACTTTGGAGAAGTCCTTTTCGCAGGATTTTTAGCATCTGTTATTGATATTGACCATTTTTTTCAAGCTAGATCCCTATCTTTACAG GCTGCTTTGACTCTTCCGAGAAGACCTTTCCTTCACTGCTCTACTGTGATCCCCGTCACGGTTCTGAGTGTGAAGCTCGCCATGCACTTGTTCAGGCTCCGGGACTCGTGGCGCTTTCTCCCGTGGATGATATTCGTTTCCTGGACCTCACACCATATCCGCGATGGAATCCGTCACGGCCTGTGGATATGCCCATTTGGAAAAACTCCTCCTTTGCCCTTCTCGTTTTATGTAATAAGCACATTGTCCCTGCCACACCTGTGTTCATTCCTGATTAATTTAACAGGGACCAGACAAACGATGTCTTCAAAATACGGAGTGCGTATTGATGTCTGA